Proteins encoded in a region of the Coffea eugenioides isolate CCC68of chromosome 4, Ceug_1.0, whole genome shotgun sequence genome:
- the LOC113768731 gene encoding uncharacterized protein LOC113768731, with translation MFFLDCLISICSILRMEMPVIQVQKYRIWLLAKNILAPLPIGFAVFFVQLASIPVTGTGIDPARSLGVAIIFNRDLGWNDHVSKPIMIVSSCSQYLFIFLAK, from the exons ATGTTCTTCTTAGATTGTTTGATCTCAATTTGTAGCATCCTCAGGATGGAGATGCCTGTGATACAAGTACAGAAGTACAGGATATGGCTTCTAGCCAAGAAT ATTTTGGCTCCTCTTCCAATTGGATTTGCAGTTTTCTTTGTTCAATTGGCCAGCATCCCTGTTACGGGCACTGGCATCGACCCTGCAAGAAGTCTTGGTGTAGCCATCATCTTCAATAGAGACCTTGGATGGAATGATCATGTATCTAAGCCTATAATGATTGTGTCTTCATGTTCCCAGTATCTATTCATATTCTTAGCTAAATAA